A part of Mustela erminea isolate mMusErm1 chromosome 9, mMusErm1.Pri, whole genome shotgun sequence genomic DNA contains:
- the LOC116599796 gene encoding LOW QUALITY PROTEIN: olfactory receptor 51G2-like (The sequence of the model RefSeq protein was modified relative to this genomic sequence to represent the inferred CDS: inserted 2 bases in 2 codons) yields the protein MYNNLPEIYILQTPCASLCLPKKSHHDVFNGSLALTPATFTLVGIPGLEAEHIWVSIPFCLLYIIIFLGNGIILHIIWIDPALHQPMYFFLAMLAFVELGVSASTMPTVLGIFLCGINDVXFGGCLLQMFSMHSFTIMESGVLLAMSVDCFVAIYSPLHYTTILTIPRIIGMGVTTAFRSVVLMFPLLFXPFCGHNNLTHSYCLHSDLIKLPCGDTRPNSILGLFVITSTFGLDSLLIVVSYVLILHTVLGIASGTGRWRALNTCVSHICAVLMYYVPMISLSLLNRFGRHLPPLLQTVMANAYLFFPPMVNPIVYSIKTKKIRNSIVRTLTRKRHGV from the exons ATGTATAATAACTTACCAGAGATTTATATTCTCCAGACCCCATGTGCTTCCCTGTGTCTTCCAAAGAAGTCTCACCATGACGTTTTCAATGGGTCCCTTGCATTGACACCTGCGACATTCACTCTTGTTGGCATTCCAGGACTAGAGGCAGAGCACATCTGGGTATCCATCCCTTTCTGCCTTTTATACATCATCATCTTCCTAGGAAATGGCATCATTCTTCATATTATCTGGATTGATCCTGCTTTGCACCAACCCATGTACTTCTTTTTGGCCATGCTAGCGTTTGTTGAACTTGGGGTCTCTGCTTCCACCATGCCCACTGTGTTAGGAATTTTCCTCTGTGGAATTAATGATG AGTTTGGTGGTTGTCTGCTCCAGATGTTTTCAATGCACTCTTTTACCATCATGGAGTCAGGTGTCCTTCTGGCTATGTCTGTAGACTGTTTTGTGGCCATCTACAGCCCTCTACACTATACAACCATCCTGACAATCCCCCGCATCATTGGGATGGGTGTCACCACTGCCTTTCGAAGTGTGGTGCTCATGTTTCCActgctct ctcctttctgtggCCACAATAACCTCACACACTCTTACTGTCTCCATTCAGATCTCATCAAATTACCCTGTGGAGACACCCGCCCCAATAGCATCCTGGGTCTGTTTGTCATTACCTCCACATTTGGGCTGGACTCATTGCTCATTGTGGTTTCTTATGTGTTGATTCTTCACACTGTACTAGGAATAGCTTCTGGAACTGGGAGGTGGAGGGCACTTAACACATGTGTGTCACACATCTGTGCTGTTCTTATGTACTATGTGCCCATGATCAGCCTCTCCTTGCTGAATCGCTTTGGGCGACACTTACCTCCACTCCTCCAGACTGTCATGGCCAATGCCTACCTCTTCTTCCCACCCATGGTCAACCCCATCGTCTATagtataaaaactaagaaaattcgCAATAGCATTGTTCGCACACTGACTAGAAAGAGGCATGGGGTCTAA
- the LOC116600192 gene encoding olfactory receptor 52Z1-like, whose protein sequence is MPPSSYNHSSPQDMWYVLIGIPGLEDFHTWISIPICSMYVLAVVGNVLLIFVIVTERSLHEPMYIFLSMLASADVLLSTATAPKMLAIFWFQSMDISFGCCVSQMFFIHFIFAIESAILLAMAFDRYVAICHPLRYTTILTSSVIGKIGIAAMVRSFIICLPFTFLVHRLRYCGRNIIPHSYCEHMGIARLACDNIRVNIIYGLTVALLSTGLDIVFIIMSYTMILCTVFQIPSWAARFKALNTCASHICVILMFYAPAFFSFFAHRFGGETIPHHVHILVANLYVVVPPMLNPIIYGVKTKQIQDRVILLYSRITTCC, encoded by the coding sequence ATGCCTCCCTCCTCTTATAATCACAGCAGTCCCCAGGATATGTGGTATGTCCTGATTGGAATCCCAGGACTGGAAGATTTTCACACCTGGATCTCCATCCCCATCTGTTCCATGTACGTTTTGGCTGTCGTAGGCAACGTGCTCTTGATCTTCGTGATTGTGACTGAGCGCAGTCTCCATGAGCCCATGTATATCTTCCTTTCCATGCTGGCCTCAGCAGATGTGCTGCTCTCCACAGCCACAGCCCCAAAGATGCTGGCTATCTTCTGGTTCCAGTCCATGGATATATCCTTTGGTTGCTGTGTGTCCCAGATGTTCTTCATACATTTCATCTTTGCGATAGAATCTGCTATTCTCCTGGCCATGGCAtttgaccgctatgtggccatctgtcacCCCCTGAGATATACCACAATCTTAACCTCTTCAGTCATTGGGAAGATTGGCATAGCAGCTATGGTCAGGAGCTTCATCATCTGCCTTCCATTCACCTTCCTGGTACACAGACTTAGGTACTGTGGGAGAAACATCATTCCCCATTCCTACTGTGAGCACATGGGCATTGCCAGATTGGCATGTGACAATATCAGGGTGAACATCATCTATGGGCTGACTGTCGCCCTGCTGTCTACAGGACTGGACATTGTGTTCATCATTATGTCCTATACCATGATCCTTTGCACAGTGTTTCAGATACCTTCCTGGGCTGCCAGATTCAAGGCCCTCAACACATGTGCTTCCCACATCTGTGTTATCCTTATGTTCTATGCCCcagcattcttttcattttttgcccATCGTTTTGGGGGGGAAACCATCCCTCATCATGTCCACATCCTAGTAGCCAACCTCTATGTGGTGGTGCCCCCTATGCTAAACCCCATCATTTATGGGGTCAAGACCAAACAGATTCAAGACCGAGTAATTCTCCTTTACTCCCGCATCACCACATGttgttaa
- the LOC116600193 gene encoding olfactory receptor 52A1-like: MSISNITVFMPSVLTLIGIPGLESVQCWIGIPFCAMYLFALIGNSVLLIIIISERSLHEPMYIFLGMLGVTDIVLGTSIVPKMLGIFWFHMPDIYFDSCLLQMGLIHMFECIESGILLAMAMDRYVAICYPLRHGAIFTHQLVTQIGAVVTLRAAILATPSLVLIKCRFQFYHTTIISHSYCEHMAIVKLAAENVQVNKIYGLFVAFAVAGFDLTFITLSYIQIFITVFRLPQKEARWKAFNTCIAHICVFLQLYFLAFFSFFTHRFGAHIPPYIHILFSSLYLLVPPFLNPLVYGAKTKQIRIHVVKMLCS, from the coding sequence ATGTCCATCTCCAACATTACAGTCTTCATGCCTTCTGTGTTGACCCTAATAGGGATCCCAGGCCTAGAGTCTGTGCAGTGCTGGATTGGGATTCCATTCTGTGCCATGTATCTCTTTGCTTTGATTGGAAATTCCGTGCTTCTGATCATCATCATTTCAGAGCGTAGCCTCCATGAACCCATGTATATTTTCCTAGGCATGCTAGGAGTCACAGATATTGTACTTGGCACAAGCATTGTGCCCAAGATGCTTGgcattttctggtttcatatgCCAGACATTTATTTTGACTCTTGTTTGCTTCAAATGGGACTCATCCACATGTTTGAGTGCATCGAGTCAGGCATCCTCCTGGCCATGGCTATGGACCGTTATGTGGCCATCTGCTATCCACTAAGACATGGTGCCATCTTCACCCACCAGCTGGTCACCCAAATAGGGGCTGTGGTAACACTTAGGGCTGCCATTCTAGCAACCCCATCTTTAGTCCTGATAAAGTGTCGGTTTCAGTTTTACCATACAACCATCATCTCCCACTCCTACTGTGAACACATGGCCATTGTGAAACTGGCTGCAGAAAATGTGCAGGTCAACAAAATCTATGGCCTGTTTGTGGCATTTGCTGTTGCGGGATTCGATCTCACCTTCATTACTTTGTCCtacatacaaatatttatcacAGTTTTCCGCTTGCCTCAGAAGGAGGCTCGGTGGAAAGCATTCAATACCTGCATCGCCCACATCTGTGTCTTCCTCCAGCTCTACTTCcttgccttcttctccttctttacaCATAGGTTTGGTGCTCATATTCCCCCTTATATCCATATCCTCTTTTCTAGCCTCTACTTGCTGGTCCCCCCTTTTCTCAATCCTCTTGTCTATGGTGCCAAGACCAAGCAGATCCGCATTCACGTGGTAAAGATGTTGTGTTCCTAA